A DNA window from Rhizobium jaguaris contains the following coding sequences:
- a CDS encoding ABC transporter permease, with translation MYGYVRRGNSQPAWLFPFVVTIVMLLSVLPLARLAQAGIEALLRGGAYELISDPALWRAAWYTVETAVLGTVISVLLGCLFAFLLTLTDIPGSGPLGFLFVLPMMIPPQVTALAWVQMSGPSSPLLKALHIAPPLGSPQPLYSVGGIALLYGVQHAPLVYLALRAGLMALPRDGVEAARLSGASGFRVFRDIILPLSLPGVIAGAAIAFVSSIGNFGIPAILGIPASIFTLSTLIFTKFSSFGPRTFGDIAVLSAMIAVISVAGLAVQGKALKGRDYRVIGLSGASAAFALGRWRLAVMPLLWAILFIMLVAPFFALVAGALVPAYGVPLTFKTASLHAFTEILFRQAVTRVAFSNSLFLAGMTALGLLAVTVLAAYCLTRRKDMLSRIVGGLIEIPYSLPGIIVAVCFILVFAAPLPVLNITLYGTIWIILLAYFSAYFAVSLKPVMSAFLQLDPALEEAARLSGAGFFRRLADIIVPLIAPAAGASVILVFLIACNELTVSALLWSAGTQTLGVVIYNLDDGGSADLASAMSVIVIAMVVTMMLLLEILAKRLPKGVVPWRS, from the coding sequence ATGTACGGATATGTGCGTAGGGGAAACAGCCAGCCAGCCTGGCTGTTTCCTTTTGTCGTTACCATCGTGATGCTGCTGAGCGTGCTGCCACTGGCGCGGCTGGCGCAGGCTGGGATCGAGGCGCTGCTGCGTGGCGGTGCCTACGAACTGATCTCCGATCCCGCCCTCTGGCGCGCAGCCTGGTACACGGTCGAGACAGCCGTGTTAGGTACGGTCATTTCCGTGCTGCTCGGCTGCCTTTTCGCTTTCCTCCTAACCTTGACCGATATTCCGGGCAGCGGGCCGCTTGGCTTTCTCTTCGTCCTGCCGATGATGATCCCGCCGCAGGTAACTGCGCTCGCCTGGGTACAGATGTCGGGTCCATCCAGCCCTCTGTTGAAGGCGCTGCACATCGCCCCGCCGCTCGGCTCGCCGCAGCCGCTTTATTCCGTCGGCGGTATAGCGCTGCTCTATGGTGTGCAGCACGCGCCGCTGGTCTACCTGGCGCTCCGGGCTGGCCTGATGGCATTGCCGCGCGATGGCGTCGAGGCGGCCAGGCTGTCCGGCGCTTCGGGATTTCGTGTGTTTCGCGACATTATCCTGCCGCTGTCACTGCCCGGTGTCATTGCTGGTGCCGCCATTGCCTTCGTCTCGTCGATCGGCAATTTCGGCATCCCCGCCATTCTCGGCATCCCAGCTTCGATCTTCACCTTGTCGACGCTGATCTTCACGAAATTCTCGAGCTTTGGCCCGCGCACCTTCGGTGACATCGCCGTGCTGTCGGCGATGATCGCGGTGATTTCGGTTGCGGGCCTGGCGGTACAGGGCAAGGCCCTGAAGGGGCGGGATTATCGCGTCATCGGCCTCTCCGGCGCTTCCGCCGCATTCGCGCTCGGCCGCTGGCGTCTTGCCGTCATGCCGCTGCTTTGGGCGATCCTGTTCATCATGCTGGTCGCGCCGTTCTTCGCGCTGGTCGCCGGCGCGCTGGTGCCGGCCTATGGTGTGCCGCTGACCTTCAAGACGGCATCCTTGCATGCCTTTACTGAAATCCTCTTTCGGCAGGCAGTGACGCGCGTCGCCTTTTCCAATTCCTTGTTCCTCGCCGGGATGACGGCACTTGGTCTCCTGGCAGTGACTGTCCTGGCCGCCTACTGTCTGACGCGACGCAAGGATATGCTGAGCCGGATCGTCGGCGGATTGATCGAGATTCCCTATTCGCTGCCGGGGATCATCGTCGCCGTCTGTTTCATCCTGGTTTTCGCAGCACCGTTGCCCGTCCTCAACATCACGCTCTACGGCACTATCTGGATCATTCTGCTCGCCTATTTCTCGGCCTATTTCGCCGTCAGCCTCAAGCCGGTAATGAGCGCCTTTCTGCAGCTCGATCCAGCATTGGAGGAGGCTGCGCGCCTCTCGGGCGCCGGCTTCTTCCGCCGCCTGGCCGATATCATCGTACCGCTGATCGCACCGGCGGCGGGCGCGTCGGTAATTCTGGTCTTCCTCATCGCCTGCAACGAGCTGACCGTTTCCGCCTTGCTCTGGTCGGCGGGCACGCAGACGCTCGGCGTGGTCATCTACAACCTCGACGATGGCGGCAGCGCTGATCTTGCCTCCGCCATGTCGGTCATCGTCATCGCCATGGTCGTCACCATGATGCTGCTCTTGGAAATCCTGGCCAAGCGCCTGCCGAAAGGAGTGGTGCCGTGGCGAAGCTGA